Below is a window of Chryseobacterium arthrosphaerae DNA.
AAATACAATGCATCAATTGTTTCTTCAATACCTATTCTACAAGCTATATAATATCAATCTTTCAACCAAGATGAAAGAATAGCCATTCGCAAAGTTCAGATTTGAATACAAAAAAACAGTACTCCCCGAAAAGAGCACTGCATATATAATAAAGGTTATCAGTTTCAATTCTGTTCAGATCATTATTTCTTAAGTATTTTTTCCGTTACTGCTGAAGATCTGGTTTTAAGTTTTATGTAATATACCCCTGTCTGAAGGGATGATAATACAATCTGCTCCTGCACTCCATTTAAAATTCCCTGCTTTACCAGCTGGCCTGCTGCACCGTAGATCTCATAAGAAACCAACGGTTCTTTACTCCGTATATGAAGAATATCCTGTACAGGATTGGGATACAGCTGTATTCCGGTCTGGGCAGAAGTTTCTTCTACAGACATCTGGCTGCAAGCCGATTGAGCATATTTTGTGAAAAAAGACTGGGATTTACCTCCCATTACATTAACAGGCATTGTATTGACTCCATCATTAGGATCAGTAAATAACTGAGCATGAAAAAGCCCTCCCAGTATATAATTGCCATCATTGTCTACTGCAATAGCCGTAAACTCATCCTGAGAATCATAACTGCTGTAAATTTCAGCTGCACCGATGACAGCACCTGTATTTTTATTGAAACGGACCAATAAAGGATCTGCCAGATCTCCGTTGGGACGTGTCATGGCATGGCTTCCCCAGATATCATTCCAGCTTCCCTTGGCAAATGCCAGCTCATTTCCGTTAAGGGCCAATACGCCTTTTACAGTACGATAAGCGCCGTATGTGGTAATCCCGTCTGCAATTTTAGCCCATTGCACGGCTCCGTTTGCATTAAGACGCATCACGAAAGGTACCTGACCTGTATAGTTAGGTAAAGGAAAAGTATAGTTTCCGAAAGTTCCGGCAGCCGTTCCGGCAAAATAACGTCCGGAAATATAAATATCTGAAGATTCAGAATCTTTTATGAGAGAATGAATTTCATTATCCACAATTCCCGGTACAGCGCCATCCAGCTCCTTCCGCCACAATTCTGCGCCGGTTGTTCCATCAAAAGCCAGTAAATAGCCGTCTTTTGTAAACGGAACATTATTGTACGAAAACGCTTCATAATCAGTACTGGATTCCCCATACATTCTTCTTCCTGCCAGATAATAACGGTTCAGACTTTCATCATAAAGCAAATTTACTTTTCCGTCATCTCCCCCTGTGCTTATTCCTCCTGTAATAGGAAGCGCCAATGGGGTTCCGGGAGTCATATTCCCATTATTATAACTGAACTTTACCAGATAATATTTATAGCTTGATGTGTAGGTTGAAGGAACAGTAATCATCCCATCCAAATGTGTACCCGCCCTGAATCCCATAACCGCATGAATATTTTTGGAAGAATCCATATACATCATCTGAACATCACACCGCCTGCTTAGAAAATTAACATCTCCCTGCAAGGATTTGCTCCATGCCAGATTACCGTCAGACGTATTATATTTCAACAGATAGGCAGACTTATAACCCGGATCTGCTGTATCAACATCCACATAAGTGAAGGGAGGAATGGTATGGGTATCATCAAAATGTATAGGTACGGCATTAGGGTCTGTGGCCTCTGCCTGGCTATAAAGAGTAGCCATCACATATAATCCGCCGTTGTTATCCAACTCAATATGCCATGCATTTTCACCCAATCCTGACCCTCCTATAGTTCTTGTCCATCGTATATTCCCCTGGCAATCTGTAGAAAAAAGAAAGAGATCACGAAGCCCGTAGTTTGTAACAGAGGTACCGTTCAGATTCTGATCCTGGCTCCAGACTGTTGTCAGATAATAAGTATTGTTATTGTTATCCACAGCAATATCCCGGATCGATTCATCATACTGAATATGAAATCCCGGATCGGCAGAACCATTGGCCCCACCTACCTGCTTGGCCCACTGCCACTGATAGGTCTGGCTGAAAGATAATACAGGAAGTAATAGAAGTAATTTCCAGATTTTGTTTTTTAATTGTATCATAAAATTCGTTTATTTTCACATATTATAAAAAACAGTGTCCTCCGAAGAGAACACTGATTTATATATTCCTAATTTTTAATTAGTTTACCCTGCATCGAGGTATCTCCCGTCTGTACAATGACAATATAAACACCCTGCAGCCAGCCTGAAATTTCTACATCTACTTCTCCGGAAGATGTTTTCAGTTCTTTACGGAATTTGACATTGCCCATGGCATCAAAAACAGTAACTTGTTTAGCCTGCAGTTTTTCACTGCCAGTGTTATACGAGATTTTCACTCTTTCCTTCGCAGGATTCGGTATCATTTTCAGAGAAGATTCAGAAGTTACTTCTAATGTTCTCTCTGTTGCTTTACCAACTTTTCCATCTACTTTCACAACAAACTTACATTCTCCGTTGATGAATAAGATCTCATCCCAACCGGAGTAGTTAACATTCGGATAGAAAGTCAGCGGATTGGCATTCATATCATATGAACCTCCTGCCGGAATAGTAATTATAGATGGAAGATAGCTGCCAACCCCATTACCACTTGATATGGTAAGCGTTACCGCCTGCCCTGAACCATTATAAATTATTCCGTGAACGTTAAAGTGATCTCCGTCCCACTTCAGGTAAAGGTCACCTTCCATTCTGCATTCTGTAGATACACCACAATCTTTACCAGGGAAATAGTTCATTGGTCCTGAAGTATACTGACATCCGAAATGATCGATCTGTAAATTGTAAGTGCCTGCCGAACCAGGATAATACGGATTGATAAAGGCATTATTACCACTCTGAACATTATTGCCGAAATACTGCCATTCATGGTGATCAAAAATTCCTTTAGGTCCTATAACATAGTTCTTTCTTAAGCATTCATCATAGCAGCCTGTAGGGAATACCCACATCAGACTCTCAAGACTCAATGGTACCTGTGTATTTGCTACCACCTTACATCCGCTTGGTGCAGTATACGTTACCTGATAAGCACCTCCTTCATTGACGGTGATACTCTGGCCAACCATTCCGTTGCTCCAGTTATAATCTCCGGCACCTCCTGAAGCCGTTAATTTAACTCTATAAGGCTGACAGCTTTGTAAAGTATAAGTAATAGACACTGCCGGTGGCGGGCTGCTCACTGTAACAGTGAAGTTTTTAGTGCTCATACATCCTGATGTTCCCGGAGTCCTTACTTCAAGAGTATATACATAAGTTCCTGCAGCTAATGCTCCGGTATTATAGATGATCGGTGCAGCAGCAGAAGACCATGGGATCACTACCACACCTCCTTTTTTCCATTGATATTCAAGAGTATTATCCGTTACAATACCATTCAGGGTTGTTGATGACCCGGCACATATATTCGCTTTACCTGAAATATTCACATATGGAAGGTTTTTCAGGGTTACCGGTACCAGCTGAGAACTCAT
It encodes the following:
- a CDS encoding T9SS type A sorting domain-containing protein; translated protein: MIQLKNKIWKLLLLLPVLSFSQTYQWQWAKQVGGANGSADPGFHIQYDESIRDIAVDNNNNTYYLTTVWSQDQNLNGTSVTNYGLRDLFLFSTDCQGNIRWTRTIGGSGLGENAWHIELDNNGGLYVMATLYSQAEATDPNAVPIHFDDTHTIPPFTYVDVDTADPGYKSAYLLKYNTSDGNLAWSKSLQGDVNFLSRRCDVQMMYMDSSKNIHAVMGFRAGTHLDGMITVPSTYTSSYKYYLVKFSYNNGNMTPGTPLALPITGGISTGGDDGKVNLLYDESLNRYYLAGRRMYGESSTDYEAFSYNNVPFTKDGYLLAFDGTTGAELWRKELDGAVPGIVDNEIHSLIKDSESSDIYISGRYFAGTAAGTFGNYTFPLPNYTGQVPFVMRLNANGAVQWAKIADGITTYGAYRTVKGVLALNGNELAFAKGSWNDIWGSHAMTRPNGDLADPLLVRFNKNTGAVIGAAEIYSSYDSQDEFTAIAVDNDGNYILGGLFHAQLFTDPNDGVNTMPVNVMGGKSQSFFTKYAQSACSQMSVEETSAQTGIQLYPNPVQDILHIRSKEPLVSYEIYGAAGQLVKQGILNGVQEQIVLSSLQTGVYYIKLKTRSSAVTEKILKK